The Rhizobiaceae bacterium genome contains the following window.
AGATCGGAGCGGAAAACGCCGGTGATGGCTTCGAGGATGTCGGCCGGTGAGACGATTCCTTCGAAATGGCCGTACTCGTCATGTACCAGCGCCATCGGAACGTCGGACGCCTTGAGTGTGGTCAGCACGTCCAGCGCATCGGCCTGGTCGTGGACAATGGGTGCCGGGCGGACATGCTTGCGCACGTCGAACGCCTTGCCGGCGAGCATCGCTGCCAGAATGTCGCGGGTCTGGACGACGCCGACCATGGCGTCGACGCTGCCCTCGCCCGCCGGAAGGCGGGAGTGCGGCGTGTCCATGACAAGCTTGCGGATCACCGCGTCGTCGGCCTCGAGATTGATCCAGTCCACCTCGGTGCGCGGCGTCATGACGGCGCGGACGGCGCGGTCGCCAAGGCGCATGACGCCCGCGATCATGCGCCGTTCGTCGGATTCGATGGTGCCGTGATGTTCGGCTTCCGCGACCAGCATCTTGATTTCCTCGTCGGTGACGCGATCCTCGCTTTCGCCGCTCTGGCCAAGCAGCCAGAGCACGGCGCGGCCCGAAATGTCGAGCAGCCAGACGAGCGGCGCGCATACCGTTGCCAGCACACCCATGAACGGCGCGACGCGCGAGGCGATCGACTCCGGGTCGCGCAGCGCGATCTGCTTGGGCACAAGTTCACCGACGATCAACGATGCGTAGGTGATGACCGCGACGACAATGCCGACGCCCAGCGCATCGGACAGGCTTTCGGAAACGCCGAGCGAAAGCAGCGTCGTGGCAAGGCGCTCGCCGAGCGTGGCGCCCGAAAACGCGCCGGACAGTACGCCGACCAGCGTGATGCCGATCTGCACCGTCGAAAGGAAGCGGCCCGGATTGGCGGCGAGATCGAGCGCACGGCTCGCGCCGTTGACGCGCTCGCCGCGCTCAACCATGCCTTTCAACCGGGCGGGACGGGAGGAAACGATCGCCAGTTCCGACATGGCGAGCAGCCCGTTGACGACGATGAGGACGGCAACGATGGCCAGTTCGACGTATAACATGATCAGCTCATATCATTGCAGCGAACGGTTAGAAAAGCCGCAATCGAACAAATTCAATCATCCTTGAGCACTGCGATTTTTGCCTTGCCGTCGGTGAAATAACGGTCGCCACCGCCGTTGCGCCCGTCCTGGGTCGCGCCGCGCCCCTCGATCTCGTAAACGCGCGAGACGAGGCCAGTATCCTGAAGATCGCGGATCACGAGGTCACGTTCCGCGTCGATGTCAGGCCCGATGTGATGGGTGATCTGGCCTGTGTCATGGCTGACGCCCGCGCCCGTGTCGAGGCTCGCCGAACCGAGCCACAGTTCGTTGTTGTCGGCCTCCTGCGCCGTCAGCCAGAAGCGCACGTGATTGCGCCGGTCGGGACTGCCGCCGATGGGCTTCTCGAAGGCGAGGTCCTGCGGGCGGCCTTCAAAGACCAACGTGCTGACCGGTGCGTCGGGATAGGGATGGTCGAACAGGACGGCGAGGCCGATTTCGACGGCGGTGCGCAGCGTGAGCTGGTCCGCCGGGTCCCAGCCCGCCTTGCCGAAGGCGGTCAGCAACTGCGCCTTGTCGCCCGCGACGCCGATGTTGATCGGGTCGCCCGGGATGCCGGCTGTGGTGTGCGTGACCATGCCGCCCGGCTGTGTGAGCCGATAGTGCTCGGCAACGCGCCAAAGCTCCGGGATCACCACATAGGCGGCGGCGGCATAGACGGCGATGAGATAGGCGATGCCGCGAAGCCTGCGGTGCCTTCTGGCGGTGGACGGGGCGCTCATGCAGGCAGATTACCTGAAGCCGTTTTGGCGGCAAGCCGGCTTGTCAGTGACAGGCGCGGCGGCCGTTGCGGCGCTCCATCAGGTCGAAATGAAAATGGTTGCGATGGTCCCAATTATAGCCCGGCCCGAGCACAGTGGTGAAATAATCGCAGCCGTCCGACCGAACATTGTTCAGGAGACCGCGGGCGCGAAACGCGAACAGCCCCTGTTTCTTCACATCGATCTTCTTTCCGTTGCCGAGCGTCAGCGCCATGACATCCAGCGCATTGCCCTGCGAATGAGCGGACATGGTGCGCGAACGCGCGATGCGGCGGCAGGAATAGGCCGATCCCTGATGGATCGTCTTGATGCCCGAGAAATAGCGTAGCCGCGCGGAAGGCACGAGTTCCTTGCGTGTCCACTCCGAAAAAGTCTCGGCCATCGCGCAGGTGAGCGTCGCGGCGGGCCGGATTTCGACACTGCCGATGGCCTGCAATTTCACCGGATGCGCGATCTGGCAGGACGGGCTGTCATGGATTGGCTTGAGATCGACATAGCGCACGCCGAGCTTGCGCAGCTTCTGGCGGCATTCGATCTCGTCGCGGGAAAGCGGGGCCGCGCGCTCGGGCAGAGGCGCGACGTCCGGTTCGGCGGGAAGCGGCGAGGGGACACGCGGATAGGCGACCATTGCCTGGCGCGGCGAAGGCTGCGGCGCGATGGCGGGTTCCTGCTCCGGTTCAGCCGACATGGGCGCATCCGGTTCCGGGTCAGGCTCCGCCATGTCGTCGGACGGCATGTCGGGTTCGGCGTCGGACAGCGTGCGGGCCGGATTTTCGATTGGAGGGAAAACCTGCGCAAGCTGTCGCTCGGGCGCTCCCATGATGATGGGCTGCTCTTCGGCAGGTGCGGGGTCGGAAACCGGCATCGACATTTGCGGTGCGGTCTGCGCCATCTCCTCCTCGACCGGCGGCAGGTCCTGCCAGGCGGCATCGGGTTCCGGGTCCACCGGCACGACCGTTTCCTGCTCGACGCGGGTCGGCGCGAGGTCGGCCTGGATCGATCCGGTCTGCGAGCCGACATCGGCGGGAGGCCGCAGGTCGCCGAGCCCGTCGCTTGAACAGGCGGCGAGCGCGAACATGGCGATGCCTGCCCACCAGCCTCGATAGCCGGCGTGTGCGGCGGAGAATTTCCCCGTCATCCGTATCCCTTTCGGGGCGGTTTCCTGTCCCAACGCGGCAAGCCTATCGGGCAAATGTAAAGGAATGCTCAGCGCGCCCGTTCAGGGCTGTGGCGAAAATCGGGCCGTCACTGGCAGAAGGTTCCGCCATTGCGGCGCTGTGCGAGGTCGAAATGGAAGTGCAGCGAATGGTCCGCGTCGCTGCCCGGCCCCAGCACCGTCTTGAACGGGCCGCACGCGGCGGTGCGAACGTCGCGCAGGAACGTCTCGTGCTCCTTGGGCGGTGCGGGTTCGATGGCGACGGTCTTTTTGTCCGCCAGCGTGAAGGAGGCAATGTCGACCGCGTTGCCGAAGGCGTGTTCCGACAGTTTCTGCGTGCCGTTGCGCGGGCGGCAGACATAGCCCGATGCCTGGGCGATCGACCGGATCGGCGACCCGAACGCCTTCTGTGCGGCGGGCGACATCACGTCGCGCGCAAACTTCGCGAGCGCGAGTGCGGTTGCGCAGTTGACCGTTATCTCCGGCGCAATTGCAATCTCCGCCGTCATTTGCGTGACGGCGAGCGGATGCGGCATGGCGCAGCCTTCCGCCTCCTGCACGGGCGGCAGTTCCTTGAACCTGGCGCCGAGCGCCGTCAACTCGGTCCTGCAGGCCGTTTCATCGGGCGGGACAGCGGATTCAACCGGGGGAGCGACGGGTTCCAATGGCTTTGCCTCGGGCGGGCGTTCCGGCGGGGGGTCGACGCTTTGCGGCAGATCGACCGACGCGGACGCGCCCGTCAATACCACCAGCGCCGCCAGCGCCAGCGGTGTGTGAGGTTTCATGCGCCGAGCGCCTCAAGCCCCTCTTCGAGATAGTCCCCCAGCATCGGCATGCCCATCAGGTATCGTGCGGCGCGGCGTGCGCTTTGCTGGCGCGCGGCGGCCACCGCCTCGCTCCATTCCGCCGCTTCGAAATCGCCACGGCCAATCCATGCCAGCGCAACCAGTTCGGTCGCTTCATCGACGTTCAGGTCCTCGATCAGCGCGCGCAGTTCGCGCCCCGTCAAATCTTCTTCCTCTTCCTCTGCAAGACCGTCATGGTGGTGGATGTCGTGCCCGTCGCCGTCATATTCGACCTCGTGCTCGCTGCCGTCGGCATAGTCGTCATTGACATCGGCGCTGATCGCCTTGGCTTTCAGGATGAGCAGGCGAACCGTGTCCGGTCCCACCGTCAGTTCCCATTCCTTCTCTGGGCTACGCTTCATCAGGCCCTCCCTGCGGCCATCAACGTCGATATTTGTGCGCATCAGGTCCATGATTGCAACTCCCGAATGGCGGCAGAATCAGGATAGTGAGGTGGGAAACGTCCGAG
Protein-coding sequences here:
- a CDS encoding hemolysin family protein; protein product: MLYVELAIVAVLIVVNGLLAMSELAIVSSRPARLKGMVERGERVNGASRALDLAANPGRFLSTVQIGITLVGVLSGAFSGATLGERLATTLLSLGVSESLSDALGVGIVVAVITYASLIVGELVPKQIALRDPESIASRVAPFMGVLATVCAPLVWLLDISGRAVLWLLGQSGESEDRVTDEEIKMLVAEAEHHGTIESDERRMIAGVMRLGDRAVRAVMTPRTEVDWINLEADDAVIRKLVMDTPHSRLPAGEGSVDAMVGVVQTRDILAAMLAGKAFDVRKHVRPAPIVHDQADALDVLTTLKASDVPMALVHDEYGHFEGIVSPADILEAITGVFRSDLDQGDAPESAVRREDGSWLLEGYMQADEMGELLNIPLPENRDYETVAGYVLSHLNHIPATGEHFEVQGWRFEVVDLDGRRIDKVIATKLPTQ
- a CDS encoding LssY C-terminal domain-containing protein; the protein is MSAPSTARRHRRLRGIAYLIAVYAAAAYVVIPELWRVAEHYRLTQPGGMVTHTTAGIPGDPINIGVAGDKAQLLTAFGKAGWDPADQLTLRTAVEIGLAVLFDHPYPDAPVSTLVFEGRPQDLAFEKPIGGSPDRRNHVRFWLTAQEADNNELWLGSASLDTGAGVSHDTGQITHHIGPDIDAERDLVIRDLQDTGLVSRVYEIEGRGATQDGRNGGGDRYFTDGKAKIAVLKDD
- a CDS encoding extensin family protein, with amino-acid sequence MKPHTPLALAALVVLTGASASVDLPQSVDPPPERPPEAKPLEPVAPPVESAVPPDETACRTELTALGARFKELPPVQEAEGCAMPHPLAVTQMTAEIAIAPEITVNCATALALAKFARDVMSPAAQKAFGSPIRSIAQASGYVCRPRNGTQKLSEHAFGNAVDIASFTLADKKTVAIEPAPPKEHETFLRDVRTAACGPFKTVLGPGSDADHSLHFHFDLAQRRNGGTFCQ
- a CDS encoding DUF3775 domain-containing protein; the protein is MKRSPEKEWELTVGPDTVRLLILKAKAISADVNDDYADGSEHEVEYDGDGHDIHHHDGLAEEEEEDLTGRELRALIEDLNVDEATELVALAWIGRGDFEAAEWSEAVAAARQQSARRAARYLMGMPMLGDYLEEGLEALGA